From the Streptomyces sp. NBC_00390 genome, the window CTGGCGGCCTGCGCGCAGATCTCCGCGCCCGTCACGTCGGTCTACCACTGGCAGAACGCGATCGAGACCGCCGAGGAGTGGCAGATCCTCTTCAAGACCACCCCGGAGGGCTACGACGCGCTCGAAGCCCATCTGATCGCGGCCCACGACTACGACACGCCCGAGATCATCGCCACGCCGGTGGTACGCGGCTCCGCGGCGTACACGGCCTGGGTCCGGGCGGAGACCGCCGCGCGATGACCGCCGTGGAGCTCCCGTTCTTCGTCTACGGCACGCTGCGCCCCGGTCAGCACAACCACGACGCCGTCCTGCACGGCCGCACGGCCGCCGAGAAGCCCGCGACCCTGCCGGGCGCGCTGCTGTACGACGGGCCGGGTTATCCGTACGCCGTCGAGGACCCCGGCGGTGGCACGGTCGCCGGCGAGGTGGTGACGGCGGCGCCGGGGGAGTACCGGGAGCTGCTCGTTGTGCTCGACCACTTGGAGGAGTTCATCGAACCGGGCCACCCGCGCAATCTGTACGAGCGGGTGGCGCGCGAGGTCATCGGCGAGGACGGCACGGCGGTACGGGCCTGGGTGTATGTCGCCGCGGAGGGTGTCGCGCGCGAACTGCGGGACCGGGGCCGGACGATCGAGGGCGGCGACTGGGTGGAGAGGGCCAGGCGGTAGGACTGGGGCCCGGCCGCCGGCCGGGACGTGGGAGACCCGGCCGGGCGGTGGGACGAGAGGCCGGGCCGGGCGGTGCGGGACCCGGCCCGGCCGACCGGGGTCACGGCCACGTCCCGGACGGCGGCCGTGTACCGGCGCGCCGGCCGGACCGTGTGCGGTGCGGTCCGGCCGGCGCGTCGCGGCCCTGTGAGGTCCTGTCCGCCGGGCCCGGCGAACCTGGGAGGTCCGGTCGCCCGGCACGGCCGACCCTTGGGATCCCGGCGCGCGCGGCGCGCCGGGATCCGGTGCGCCCGGCCGCGGCGGTCCGGCCGCTCGCGAGGCCGGACCGGCGGACCGGGACGGACCGCGCCGGGCCCGGCCTGAGGTCCCCCGTACCTCAGGCCGCGGCCACCGGCGCGGTCTGCTGCGCGAGTTCCACGCGGACCGCGCACACCTTGAACTCGGGCATCCGTGAGGTCGGGTCGAGTGCCGGATTCGTCACGCTGTTGACCCGGCCCTCGCCCGGCCAGTGGAAGGGCATGAACACGGTGTCCGGCCGTATGCCGCCCGTGATGCGTGCCGGGCCCACCGCCCGGCCGCGCCGCGACACCACCGCGACGGAGTCCCCCTCACGGACCCCGAGGCGTTCGGCGAGCTGCGGATGCAGCTCCACGAACGGCCCGGGCGCGGCCGCGTTGAGCTCGTCGACCCGCCGGGTCTGCGCGCCGGACTGGTACTGGGCCACGACCCGCCCGGTCGTCAGCAGCACCGGGTACTCCGCGTCCGGCTCCTCGGCGGCGGGCCGGTGGCCGACCGGGACGAACCGGGCCAGCCCGTCCGGCGTCGCGAACCGGTCCAGGAACAGTCGCGGCGTCCCCGGATGGGCGGGCGCGCCCCCCTCGTCGGAGGGGCTGTCCGGGCACGGCCAGAACACGCCGTTCTCCTGTGTGATCCTGGGGTACGTGATGCCCGAGTAGTCCGCCGGACCGCCCGCCGACGCACGGCGCAGTTCGTCGAAGACCTCCTCCGGGTCGCAGGAGAACCCCTTCTCGTGGCCGAGCAGTCCGGCGAGCGCGCCCAGCACCTCGAGATCGCTGCGTACTCCGGGGGGCGCGTCGACGGCCTTGCGGCGCAGCAGTACCCGGCCCTCCAGGTTCGTCGTCGTACCCGTCTCCTCCGCCCACTGGGTGACCGGAAGCACCACGTCCGCCAGCGCGGCCGTCTCCGACAGCACCACGTCCGCGACGGCGAGGAAGTCCAGGGAGCGCAGCCGCTCCTCGATGTGCGCCGCACGCGGCGCGGACACGACCGGGTTCGACCCCATCAGCAGCAGCGACTTCACGTCCTGGCCCAGCGCGTCCAGCAGCTCGTACGCACTGCGTCCCGGCCCGGGCAGCGTCTGTGGCTCCACACCCCACACCGCGGCGACATGGGCGCGCGCCGCCGGGTCGTCCAGCTTGCGGTAGCCCGGCAGCTGGTCGGCCTTCTGGCCGTGCTCCCGGCCGCCCTGCCCGTTGCCCTGCCCGGTCAGACACCCGTAGCCGGACAGCGGGCGGCCCGCCCGGCCGGTGGCCAGGCACAGATTGATCCAGGCGCTGACCGTGTCCGTGCCCTTGGAGTGCTGCTCGGGCCCGCGCGCGGTGAGCACCATCCCGGTCGGCGCGTCGCAGAACATCGCCGTCGCCTCGCGCAGCTGGGGCACGCCGACGCCGGTGATCCGCTCGACCAGTTCGGGCCAGTGCGCCATCGCCGCGGCCCGCGCCTCCGGCCAGCCGCTCGTACGGGACCGGATGAACTCCTCGTCCGTGCGCCCCTGGGCCACCACCACGTGCAGCAGCCCGAGCGCCAGCGCGAGATCCGTGCCGGGCCGGGGCGCCAGATGCAGATCGGCCTGCTCGGCGGTCTTCGTGCGGCGCGGGTCGATGACGATCAGCTTGCCGCCGTTCTCCTTCAGCTCGGTCAGATAGCGCAGCGCGGGCGGCATCGTCTCGGCGAGATTGGAGCCGACGAGGATCACGCACCCGGTGCGGGCGATGTCCTCCAGCGGGAACGGCAGCCCCCGGTCGAGCCCGAAGGCCTTGTTGTGCGCGGCCGCCGCCGACGACATGCAAAAACGCCCGTTGTAGTCGATCTGCGAGGTGCCGAGCACGACCCGGGCGAACTTGCCGAGCGTGTACGCCTTCTCGTTCGTCAGACCGCCGCCGCCGAAGACTCCCACCGCGTCCGGACCGTGCTGCGCCCTCGTACGGCGCAGCCCGTCCGCGATCGCGGCCAGGGCCTCCTCCCAGGTGGCCGGCTCGAGCCGGTCTGTGGCGTGGGATCGGACGAGCGGTTCGGTCAGGCGCACCCGGGAGGAGAGCAGGGAGGGGGAGGTGCGGCCCTTGCCACACAGCGCACCCCGGTTGACGGGAAAATCGGCCCGTTCCACCACCTCGACGACCGCGCCGCCACCGGCACCGGGGGCAGGCGTGGCGCGCAGATTCATGCCGCACTGCAGGGCGCAGTACGGGCAGTGGGTCGGGGTGGTCTCGTCGCGCATGGTGCCCAGCGTGGAACGTCCGTGTTACGCGGGCGGACGCTTCGCATTACGAGCGGGGTACGCCTGCCTCCGTGCGCACCCCGCCGCCCGGTGAGGACACCTCGTGGGCCGTGGCCCCGGGTCAGCCGCGCCGGCCCAGCATTGCCAGGAGCCGGGACTGGTGGCTGTCACCCGGTGGCGGCTCGATCGGCGGCGCGAACAGCCCGGACTTCGACAGTTCGGCCGCATACGGAGTGACCTCCTCCAGGGCGAAGGCCACCAGCTCGTCCGGCAGCCGCTCCGACGCGCCGATCGCCCGTGACAGGTCCCAGGAGTGCACCACCGCGTCCGTGATCATCTGCGCGCAGTACGCGACCGCCGGAGTCTCCCCGTACGACAGCCGCACGGTCCGCTCCAGCGCCCCCTCGGCGGCGAAGGCCTTGCGTGCCGCCCGCGCGGCCTCGTCCCAGGCGGTCTTGGGGCGGCTGCCGAGAACGTCTCCGTCATAGGCGTCGCCCACCTCCGCGATCGACGCCCCGTCGCTCACCAGATCGGGCACCCACAGCTGCTCGGCGGTGAGGTGATTGACCAGATCGCGTACGGACCACTCCGTGCACGGCGTCGGATCGTCCCACTGGTCGGTGTGCACGGCGTGCACACGCTCGGTGAACAGGGTGAGCGCCTCGGAGTGCCGGGCCAGGAGCGTTGCCACGTCGTTTTCCATACGGATCACTGTTGCGCGCCGCGGACCGGGACGCGAGTCCGGCGGGGGACCGCCGGTGCCTGTCAGCGGCCGGTGGCGTCGGCCAGGGCGTCGTGCACCCCCGGCTCCTTCGCGCCGAGGAAGTGCGGGTCGGGCCGCAGCGCCGCGTCCAGCGACGCCTTGCCGGCCGCGAACATCTCCCGTACGCCGCCGTAGTACCAGGTCGCGTCGTGCGGCTCGACGACCCCGACGCCGTACGCATCGACCCCGGCCGCGTTGCACAGCGCGACGGCGCGCCGGATGTGGAAGCCCTGTGTCACCAGGACCGCGTGATCGACCCCGAAGATCTTCTTGGCCCGTACGCACGAGTCCCAGGTGTCGAACCCGGCGTAGTCGCTGACGATCAGCCTGTCCGGCACACCGCGCTCGGCGAGATAGGTGCGCATCGCGTCGGGCTCGTCGTACTCCGCCCGGCTGTTGTCGCCGGTGACCAGCACGACCTTGACCTTGCCCGTCCGGTACAGCTCGGCTGCGGTATCCAGGCGGTGGGCGAGATACGGCGTGGGCCGGCCGTTCCACAGCCCGGCCCCGAAAACGACGGCGACCTCCTGTGCGGGGACCTCGGCGGCGGTACGGACCCGGCTGTCGGCGACCGCGTGCATCCAGGTCGCGGGCGCGAGCGCGAACACGCACCCGAGCATGACCGCCTGCACGGTCCGGCGCCGGGCGCGCCGAGTACGCGGCAGCCGGGGTCTCGGCAGGCTCCTGGGCAGGCGCAGCTTCTTCAGAGGTCCCCTCATGCCAGGTCAGACGTCGTCCCGCGGTAAAAGGTTCGGTCGGCCGCACGGCTTCCTGACATGATCACCGCCATGATGGCCGAGAGGGCGCTCGTGGGGGCCCGCAACAACGCAGAGTGGTGCGACGCGATGTGCCGCGCCCACGCAGTGCCGGGCGGCTTCGGCGCCCGCGCCTGGACCAGCGCGCGCCGGACACCGCTGCTGTACCCCGACGCGGTGACGCTGACCCGGGACGCGAGGGCCGACGACGTCCTCGGCACGGTCGACACGGCGAGCGCCGGCTGCTCGGTCAAGGACAGCTTCGCGGCCCTCGATCTGACGGCGGCGGGGTTCGATGTGCTCTTCGAGGCGCAGTGGCTGCACCGCCCGGGCGATCTGCCCGCCCCCGCGGCGCCGCCGGAGACCGAGTGGAAGCAGGTGACGAGCCCCGCCGGACTCACCGAGTGGGCGGCCGCCTGGGACGGCGGACAGGGCCTGGCCGGCCTGTTCCGCCCGGAGCTCCTGTCCGACCCGGCGGTCACCTTCCTGGCCGCGCACTCCCGGTCCGGCACGCGACAGGGGCGCATCGTCGCCGGAGCCGTGGTGAACCTCGGCGCCGGGGCCGCGGGAGTCTCGAACCTGTTCGCCGTGGACGACGACCTGGACGGCGCCTGGGCCGGCTGCCTGGGCGCCGTCGCCCGGCGGTGGCCGGGCACGCCCGTCGTCGGGTACGAGCACGGGGACGACCTGGACGCCGCGATCCGTCAGGGCTGCGCCCCGGCCGGGCCGCTGCGGGTCTGGCTCGCGTCCGGGCCGGCTGCAGACCATGCCGCCGCAAGCAGCGAACCGGCCGCCGCCGACACATAGACCGCGGCCGCCAGCCATGCCGTCGCGAACGCGTCCGGGTCGCCGGGCAGCAGCCGCCCGAGGGCGTCGTGCCGTCGCTCGGCCGCTGCTGCGGCCAGCGCCCGTGCACAGTCCGCACCCGTGGTGAGGCCCACCGCCCGCAGCCGGCGCGGCAGTTCACCGTCGGCGGCCGCTGCCGTGACGGCCCGGCCGCCCGCGACCGCACGGTGGACGGCACGCCGCAGCAGATCCAGCTCGACCGGGAACGCGGGAGGCGGGGGGCACGGGGCGAAGACGGCCGACGGAGCGGGCACATCGGTGCGGTGAACCCGGCGCAGACCCAGGTCCACGCGTACGGTCCCGCCGTCGTGCCCCCTCCAGGCGGCGGCGAGCGCCCGTATGCCGTCCGGGCGGTCCGGCACGACCCGGCCGGCCAGCCGCAGCGCGAGCCCCGGGTACGAACCGAGCAGCCGGAGATTCTCCGCGTACGGCAACTCGGGCCGCTCGTCCGGGGCGAGCAGCCGCAGCGTGGGGCCACCCGTGACGGCGAAGCCGCCCTGACCGGTCATGACTCCGGAGAGGAACAGCAGATCGCCGCCCGCCGGACGGTCGTCGGCCGGCAGATGCAGCCAGTCCAGCGCGGATGCGAGCTGGTCCGCGGGTGGTTTCTGCCACAGCGCATCGAGCGGCGGTTCGTGCCAGGCCGCACCGGGCGCCCGTACGGAACGCAGACGGGCACCCCCGCCGATCCTGCCCTCCGGTGACACGGTCGGGTCGGTGAGGATCACCGCGCCGCCGTCGCCCCACTCGCGCAGCGACAGCGCACAGCCACCGGGCACCGGTGACAGGGCTGCCGCGGCGGCCCGCTCGGGACCTCCGGGGGCGATGTCCGAGAGCGTGCGCAGCCCGCCGTCGGGAGCGAGTGCGTAGCCGGTCGCGCCCACATACCCGGAGGCGGTGACCACCGGTTCGGTGAACAGGCCGTGCAGACGCAGCGGTTTGGCGGGCCGGTAGGCACGGCGGGCGGGCGTGACGGCGTCGGCCGGGCGCCGCAGAAGACCGAGCAGACCCGCGAGCTCGGCCGAGAGCTCGGACAGCCGGAAGCCGGGGTCGCCGGACCGCGCCTCGTCCAGCCGCCGGGCGATCCGCACCGCGGCAGCGGCGGGCAGCGGCAGCCCGGCGATGCGCGCCGAGTGCGCGGCGTGCAGCAGTTCCACCCGCTGTACGGCCCCGCCCCCGGCGACCCCCGCCACGAGCACGCCGGTGGCGGCGCGTCGCAGCCCGACGAGAGCGGACTGCTGCGCGGCGGTGAGGGGTTGGACGCCGCCGTCCGGCGCGTCCGGCTCCTTTGGTGCGGCGGCCGCGTCCGGCTTCTCCGGTACGGCGGCCGCGTCCGGCTCGTCCGACGTGGTGTGCGGCTCGTCCGGCGCGGTGTCCGGCTGAGGGCCTGTCCCGGCGGCCTGCTCCACGGCGGCCGGTCCGGCGGCCCCGGTTTCGGCCAGCGGCGCACTCGACAGCAGCGCGGCGCGGTGCAGGCAGGCAGGGGACAGCAGGCAGTCGCAGACGGCGTCCTCCGGGCGGGCCACGATCCCGTCCGTGACCTTCAGTGTCACGGACGTGTCCGCGTCCACCCGGACACGCACCCCGTCGTGCGTCGCCTCCACCGGCCAGCCGGAGGCCTTGGCGACGGCCGGGTCGATGCGCTTGCGCAGGCGCTGCGGGAGCAGTTCCAGCGCACCGGCCGCGACGTCGGCGGCGACCGGGGGCAGCGCGGGAGATGAGGGGCTGGTCACCGGTGCGAACCTCCTACGCGTTCGCCGACCCAGCGGGCCAGCTCCAGAGGGCTGAGGGCGGCCACCGGCATGCCCGCGGCGACGAGCCTGCCCGCCACGCCCGCCGAGTAGCGCGGGCGGCCCTGGTCGTCCAGGGAGGCGCAGCCCAGCACATGGCAGCCCGCGTCGACCAGCGCCCGCACCTCGGACAGCAGCGGGCCGACCGGGCCGCCCTCCTCGAAGTCGCTGACCAGGACGACCAGCGTGCGCGACGGCACGGTCACCAGCTCGCGCGCGTGGCGCAGGCCGCGGGCGATGTTCGTACCGCCGCCGACGCGGACCTCGAGGAGCAGGCTCAGCGGGTCGTCGACATGGTCGGTCAGGTCGAGGACCTCGGTGGAGAACGCGACGAAGTGCGTGCTCAGGACAGGGACCCCGGCCAGGACGGAGGCAGTCAGCGCCGACCAGATGGTGGAGGCCTCCATGGAACCGGACACGTCGACGACGAGCACCAGCCGCCAGTCGGCGGCGCGCCGCGAGCGCGTGCGGAAGACCGGCCGCTCCGGCAGGACCGTGACGGCCCCGGTGGCGGGGTCCCGGCTCGCGGTCGCCAGGTTGGCCCGCAGCGTGCGCGGGAGATCCAGCGGGCCGCCGGGGCGGCGGGTGGGACGCGGGCGGGCGAGCCCGGTGAGCGCGGGGCGCAGCCGGTTCGCGAGCGCTGTGGTCAACTCCCTTACCAGCCGGGCCACCAGCGGCCGGAGCCGGGCGAGCTGCTGCTCGGGCATGCCGCCGGCGTAGGACAGGACCGTGCGCAGCAGCTCCACGGAGGGCCGCGCGGCGGCGGGGTCCACCTCGAGGGCGGCGTCGAGCCGTCCGGCGTCGGCGGCGGCTGCGAGCACCTCCTCACGCACACCGGGCCCGAAGAGGGCGGTGAGCTCCTCGGCCCAGGCCCGGACATCGGGGTACGGCGCCTCGGTGCCGCCGCCCTGACCGCTGCCGCCGTACCCGTCCTCACCGCGCGAGCCCTCACCGTGCCCGCGCCCGTACAACTCGTCGAGTGCGGTGGCCACCCGCCCGGCACTGCCGGTCAACTCCCGGCCCTGCCCGAGCAGAAGCCGCCACCGCTCGCCGGCCCCGAGTCCGGCCGGGGCGGCAGGTGCCCCGCTCTCGGGGGTTCCGGGGTCGCCCGGGACACCGGACGGGGCTGTCTCCGGCCCGGTGGTCGCCGCGCCTGCGGGGGCGTCCGCCGCTGTCGCGGCACCCGACGCGGTGGTTCGGCCGGTCGTGGGTCCGGGTGGGGCGGGGGCCGCCCCGGGCGCGTTCGCGGCGGGGACGGCACCGGGACCGAGCGGTCCGACGAGGCCGTCGAGGCCGTGGCCGGACTCGGCACTGTGGCGGTGCGCTCGGTCACGCACGCCGACGGCTGCCGCACCGGGGTTGCCCGCAGGGGCGGTTCCGGGATCGCCCGGCGGGGCGGTCTCCGGCCCGGTCGCCGCCGCGACCGGCGACAACTGCCTTGCCGTGAGCGTCTCGCGGCCAGTCAGGTCCGCATCGGCCAGGAGGGCCAGGATCACCGGGTCGGTGACGGGGCCCGTGAGAGTGCCGGCCGCCGTGCCTGTGCGATCCTCCACCACTGCGAGCAGGCGGCCGCGCGCCGCCGGGGCGAGTGCTTCGAATCCAGCGCGCAGTGCCGGGAGCCGGTTCAGGAAGGCACGGTCGGGGAGGGACTCCACCCGCTCCAGCAGCGGATCCAGCGCCCGGCCCGCCTCCAGCAGCGGGCCCGCCGCGAGCAGCGTGCCGCGCAGGAACCCGGTGAGTGCGGTCCGCAGTTCCGGTGATGTGGCGCTGTCCGTTCGGGACGCCAGCCGGGTGCCGAACTCGCCCGCGTCCCGCTGCCCCAGCAGCACCCGCGCCGCGCCGGCCGCACCCCGGATCAGCGGCGTCGCCGACGCGTCCAGACGGGCCAGCGCGTCGGCGAGGCGCAGACCGCCGCCGAGGGCATCGGCCCGGCCGGCGAGCGCCACCAGTGCACGGGCGTCGTCCGGCTCGGTGGAGCCCGCGAGCCCGTCGAGCGCGCGTACACCGGCCGCCGACAGCTCCTCGTACGCCGCGTCGACCGCGGCCCGCTCCCAGGCCTCGCCGAGACCCGCCAGATGCCCGGAGCGGACGCGGTCCAACAGGGTCATCCCGGCCAGCAGTTCGGGCAGCGTGCCGGTGGCCGGGAGCAGCACGGCCGC encodes:
- a CDS encoding TIGR03086 family metal-binding protein translates to MENDVATLLARHSEALTLFTERVHAVHTDQWDDPTPCTEWSVRDLVNHLTAEQLWVPDLVSDGASIAEVGDAYDGDVLGSRPKTAWDEAARAARKAFAAEGALERTVRLSYGETPAVAYCAQMITDAVVHSWDLSRAIGASERLPDELVAFALEEVTPYAAELSKSGLFAPPIEPPPGDSHQSRLLAMLGRRG
- the cutA gene encoding divalent-cation tolerance protein CutA, with the translated sequence MDRPPAPPALLAVLTTTDSAQKAHELAQGAVEARLAACAQISAPVTSVYHWQNAIETAEEWQILFKTTPEGYDALEAHLIAAHDYDTPEIIATPVVRGSAAYTAWVRAETAAR
- a CDS encoding SanA/YdcF family protein translates to MRGPLKKLRLPRSLPRPRLPRTRRARRRTVQAVMLGCVFALAPATWMHAVADSRVRTAAEVPAQEVAVVFGAGLWNGRPTPYLAHRLDTAAELYRTGKVKVVLVTGDNSRAEYDEPDAMRTYLAERGVPDRLIVSDYAGFDTWDSCVRAKKIFGVDHAVLVTQGFHIRRAVALCNAAGVDAYGVGVVEPHDATWYYGGVREMFAAGKASLDAALRPDPHFLGAKEPGVHDALADATGR
- a CDS encoding gamma-glutamylcyclotransferase family protein, with amino-acid sequence MTAVELPFFVYGTLRPGQHNHDAVLHGRTAAEKPATLPGALLYDGPGYPYAVEDPGGGTVAGEVVTAAPGEYRELLVVLDHLEEFIEPGHPRNLYERVAREVIGEDGTAVRAWVYVAAEGVARELRDRGRTIEGGDWVERARR
- a CDS encoding DUF5682 family protein, whose protein sequence is MAELAGCRDPYLIGVRHHSPALAAAVPALLAEAAPEVLFIELPEEFAPWLEHLADPATVPPVALAGSGGDGGRGLVFLPFAEFSPEMAAIRWAREAGVQVVPFDLPLAARWDAGSDAGTDPVARPAEDPPAGPGPDAGPDAGPGQGPVAGAQPRSGTGARSGAQTGPRTARPTRAGALAAALRARAGGRPGDDLWDRLVEATAPGSEPEALRRAALAVGWALRSDTGAVDTHDLRREANMRRHLRAWTGRRAAAVIGAFHAPALLPGSVTAPAETEPSAEGPAVVTSLVPYSYALLDERSGYPAGIRDPEWQHGVFHAAGDHRRLDELLTGTAVRICAAVRDAGHPSGPADAREVVRMARDLATLRGLPAAGRGELAEAARTVLTQGQLLGRGRVVAAAMERVLVGTRLGRLAPGTPRSGLGPAVEALLGELRLPGPGEPGRRELRLDILRSDLDRRREICLRRLTLCHVPYGEESHVAGVGDAAALTTRWAAAWSPSTTAMLDMAGAHGVTLEQAAAGMLRRRRHEQQRQGGPTAADVIEGLTEAARCALPELALSLLAEAAVLLPATGTLPELLAGMTLLDRVRSGHLAGLGEAWERAAVDAAYEELSAAGVRALDGLAGSTEPDDARALVALAGRADALGGGLRLADALARLDASATPLIRGAAGAARVLLGQRDAGEFGTRLASRTDSATSPELRTALTGFLRGTLLAAGPLLEAGRALDPLLERVESLPDRAFLNRLPALRAGFEALAPAARGRLLAVVEDRTGTAAGTLTGPVTDPVILALLADADLTGRETLTARQLSPVAAATGPETAPPGDPGTAPAGNPGAAAVGVRDRAHRHSAESGHGLDGLVGPLGPGAVPAANAPGAAPAPPGPTTGRTTASGAATAADAPAGAATTGPETAPSGVPGDPGTPESGAPAAPAGLGAGERWRLLLGQGRELTGSAGRVATALDELYGRGHGEGSRGEDGYGGSGQGGGTEAPYPDVRAWAEELTALFGPGVREEVLAAAADAGRLDAALEVDPAAARPSVELLRTVLSYAGGMPEQQLARLRPLVARLVRELTTALANRLRPALTGLARPRPTRRPGGPLDLPRTLRANLATASRDPATGAVTVLPERPVFRTRSRRAADWRLVLVVDVSGSMEASTIWSALTASVLAGVPVLSTHFVAFSTEVLDLTDHVDDPLSLLLEVRVGGGTNIARGLRHARELVTVPSRTLVVLVSDFEEGGPVGPLLSEVRALVDAGCHVLGCASLDDQGRPRYSAGVAGRLVAAGMPVAALSPLELARWVGERVGGSHR
- a CDS encoding molybdopterin oxidoreductase family protein translates to MRDETTPTHCPYCALQCGMNLRATPAPGAGGGAVVEVVERADFPVNRGALCGKGRTSPSLLSSRVRLTEPLVRSHATDRLEPATWEEALAAIADGLRRTRAQHGPDAVGVFGGGGLTNEKAYTLGKFARVVLGTSQIDYNGRFCMSSAAAAHNKAFGLDRGLPFPLEDIARTGCVILVGSNLAETMPPALRYLTELKENGGKLIVIDPRRTKTAEQADLHLAPRPGTDLALALGLLHVVVAQGRTDEEFIRSRTSGWPEARAAAMAHWPELVERITGVGVPQLREATAMFCDAPTGMVLTARGPEQHSKGTDTVSAWINLCLATGRAGRPLSGYGCLTGQGNGQGGREHGQKADQLPGYRKLDDPAARAHVAAVWGVEPQTLPGPGRSAYELLDALGQDVKSLLLMGSNPVVSAPRAAHIEERLRSLDFLAVADVVLSETAALADVVLPVTQWAEETGTTTNLEGRVLLRRKAVDAPPGVRSDLEVLGALAGLLGHEKGFSCDPEEVFDELRRASAGGPADYSGITYPRITQENGVFWPCPDSPSDEGGAPAHPGTPRLFLDRFATPDGLARFVPVGHRPAAEEPDAEYPVLLTTGRVVAQYQSGAQTRRVDELNAAAPGPFVELHPQLAERLGVREGDSVAVVSRRGRAVGPARITGGIRPDTVFMPFHWPGEGRVNSVTNPALDPTSRMPEFKVCAVRVELAQQTAPVAAA